One window of Papaver somniferum cultivar HN1 chromosome 9, ASM357369v1, whole genome shotgun sequence genomic DNA carries:
- the LOC113310630 gene encoding probable magnesium transporter NIPA4, producing MGSSEDNLKGFILALSSSVFIGASFIIKKKGLRRAAAATGVRAGVGGHAYLLEPLWWAGMITMIIGEVANFVAYAFAPAVLVTPLGALSIIVSAVLAHFILQEKLHKLAILVCVMCICGSIIIVTHAPQEHPITSVIEIWNMATQTAFLLYVASVIVLVFILVFHFAPQCGHTNVLVFTGICSLMGSLSVMSVKALGTSLKLTFEGNNQLIYPETWFFLLVVVTCVVTQMNYLNKALDTFNTAVVSPMYYVMFTTLTILASVIMFKDWDGQSGGDIISEICGFIVVLSGTILLHVTKDFEKSPSFRGNYVPVSPTLSTQLRGGNGELLSNDEEDPSSPEELRLRQELY from the exons ATGGGTTCTTCAGAAGACAATCTGAAAGGTTTTATTTTGGCTCTTTCATCAAGTGTGTTTATTGGAGCAAGTTTTATTATTAAGAAGAAAGGTCTTAGAAGAGCTGCTGCGGCAACTGGGGTCAGAGCTG GAGTTGGTGGCCATGCTTATTTGTTAGAGCCACTATGGTGGGCAGGCATGATTACTA TGATCATTGGAGAAGTTGCCAACTTTGTTGCCTATGCATTTGCCCCAGCAGTACTTGTTACCCCTCTTGGCGCATTAAGTATCATAGTCAG TGCTGTGTTGGCGCACTTCATTTTACAAGAGAAGTTGCACAAACTAGCAATTTTGGTCTGTGTAATGTGCATCTGCGGGTCAATCATAATTGTGACCCATGCTCCACAAGAGCATCCAATCACATCTGTAATTGAAATATGGAATATGGCAACTCAAACAG CTTTTTTGCTTTATGTGGCATCGGTTATTGTGTTGGTCTTTATTCTGGTCTTCCATTTTGCTCCACAATGTGGCCATACAAACGTGTTGGTTTTCACGGGAATTTGTTCACTGATGGGTTCCCTCTCG GTCATGAGTGTTAAAGCCCTAGGAACATCTCTGAAGCTTACTTTTGAGGGTAACAATCAGCTCATCTACCCAGAGACATGGTTCTTTTTGTTGGTAGTTGTTACTTGTGTTGTCACCCAAATGAATTATCTCAATAAG GCGCTTGACACCTTCAACACAGCGGTTGTTTCACCTATGTATTACGTCATGTTCACCACACTTACAATCCTTGCGAGTGTCATAATGTTCAAG GATTGGGATGGACAAAGTGGGGGAGACATTATATCCGAGATATGTGGCTTCATTGTTGTGCTCTCAGGAACCATTTTATTGCATGTCACCAAAGACTTCGAAAAATCACCTTCCTTCAGAG GAAATTATGTGCCAGTATCCCCAACATTATCAACCCAACTGCGTGGTGGAAATGGGGAACTACTATCAAATGACGAGGAAGATCCATCATCTCCTGAAGAACTCCGCCTAAGGCAAGAGCTATACTAA